One segment of Spiroplasma cantharicola DNA contains the following:
- the rplS gene encoding 50S ribosomal protein L19, protein MMNMLTKNTKALIDEQLNTNLPNFTSGDTIKVNVKIKEGEKFRIQAFEGVVIKTQGSGISYSVCVRKNSNGVFVERTFPVHSPIIETIEIIKRGRVRRARIYYIRKLTGKAARIKEVINNKAKDASAVKKAVKK, encoded by the coding sequence ATTATGAATATGTTAACAAAAAACACAAAAGCATTAATTGATGAACAATTAAATACTAATCTTCCAAACTTTACATCAGGAGATACTATCAAAGTTAATGTAAAAATTAAAGAGGGAGAAAAATTCCGTATCCAAGCATTTGAAGGTGTAGTTATTAAAACTCAAGGAAGTGGAATTTCATATTCAGTTTGTGTAAGAAAAAATTCAAATGGAGTTTTTGTTGAAAGAACATTCCCAGTTCATTCACCAATTATTGAAACAATTGAAATAATTAAACGTGGACGTGTAAGAAGAGCTAGAATTTACTATATTAGAAAATTAACTGGAAAAGCTGCACGTATTAAAGAAGTTATTAATAATAAAGCAAAAGATGCTTCAGCAGTTAAAAAAGCAGTTAAAAAATAA
- a CDS encoding DUF3196 family protein encodes MKNYYEDIMQKINEIMSKNDYDEAFKIVCEELSAPYVPQDFEKQLEQMQKIIMEKIKFEEKNFTNWNTEKVANIMAKKLDQDSHLMAFDALRGLNARLILEDIKAYLLDSEIKPEYKTFLIMVLIEQLVDQEILIEKNGSKISINPAKYNLREAQDILKDIELKIEQTIYDSNPSLFTICQHIANTYFYNVFPILNFDKFTLNDLAMAIIMKACDSLGIVLEESLELKIDFNKENTMILLSELNNII; translated from the coding sequence ATGAAAAATTACTATGAAGATATAATGCAAAAAATTAATGAAATTATGAGCAAAAATGATTATGATGAGGCTTTCAAAATTGTTTGTGAAGAATTAAGTGCTCCGTATGTCCCTCAAGATTTTGAAAAACAATTAGAACAAATGCAAAAAATTATAATGGAAAAAATTAAGTTTGAAGAAAAAAACTTTACAAATTGAAATACGGAAAAAGTTGCAAATATTATGGCAAAAAAATTAGACCAAGATTCTCATTTAATGGCATTTGATGCACTAAGAGGATTAAATGCCAGATTAATTTTAGAAGATATTAAAGCTTACTTATTAGATAGTGAAATTAAACCAGAGTATAAAACTTTTTTAATTATGGTTTTAATTGAACAATTAGTCGATCAAGAAATATTGATTGAAAAGAACGGTAGCAAGATTTCAATAAATCCCGCAAAGTATAATTTGAGAGAAGCACAAGATATTTTAAAAGATATTGAATTAAAAATAGAACAAACTATCTATGATTCAAATCCAAGTCTATTTACAATTTGTCAGCATATTGCAAATACTTATTTTTATAATGTTTTTCCAATTTTAAATTTTGACAAATTTACTTTAAATGATTTAGCAATGGCAATTATTATGAAAGCATGTGATTCATTAGGAATTGTTTTAGAAGAAAGTTTAGAATTAAAAATAGATTTTAATAAGGAAAATACAATGATATTATTAAGTGAGTTAAATAATATCATTTAA